The Rhodopirellula islandica genome segment GTTCGCGAATCCCCATCGATTTGAGAAATCCGTGAGCCATGATGACTTGGCCGGCCCAGGGTGGGTGAATCCCATCGTTGCCAGTGACTTGATAAGGCTTTTCATCGGTGCCGTACTTTTTGGCGGCTGTGATTTGGGCGACGTACATGGGCCAGAACAGGTCGGCAAACGCAACGTTTTCTTCCTTGGAAATTTCAATCCCCAAATCCCGCAAGGTGCAAAGGTTCAGGTTGTGTTCGTCCAAGGTGCACGCAGGAGCCTTGACCCAGGTCGCGATTTTCCCGGCACAGCCTGGTGATCCCAAAACCACTTTCGCACCGGCTTCCTTCAAACGACGAACGATGTGTTGGTAATTGTCCTTGTACCAATGCCCGTTGTTGACGTCGTAGGCTCGATAGCGAGCATCGTTCATCCCGTAACAAAGCGTCGCGATGGTGGGCTCGAAACGCAAGCAATCCGAATCCATCCGACGAAGAAAACCGGCCGCGGTTTCACCGCTCCACCCGAGTTGTCGCGTTTCAATTTCCAGGTGCGGCATGCACGCGTTCAGGTAAGTCTCGATCATCCGTGAATACATTTTCTGCTCGGTGATCGAATCCCCGATGATCACCAGGCGATCGCCCTTGGTCAGCAACAGCGGCCCGATTTCAGGAGCCTTGGCAGGGAAGAACTTGCCGAACTCAGGGTCCTCCGGTTTGGGCTCGTACTGATACGGTCCGGACTCGGGGAACTTCGGCAGGGAGCTGTCTTCGGCTGATGTTGTTGCCGTGGCGAAGACAGAAAACGCGACAAGCAAAGCAATGCTTCGCAGGATTGTTGGGGGCATGGTGGGTCTCTTGATGACGATATTGAGATTGAAATGGGGGAGGCGAGGTGGCGTCATTGATGGCCAAAGGCCTTTTTCAACGTAGCCTGGGACGACGTCCCAGGAACCGGTGAAAACATTGACTCCTTTGGCCAAAGAGTTTGTGTCTTGGACAGTCAACGGAATGGATCGCCCTCTCTTGTCTCATGGACTTAAATCGGACGGTTGGTTGGGAGCGATGCTCATCGGCGGGTTGTTGGGATCGATTTTCTCGTGTTCCCAGTACCAACCATCGGCCTTCTTCTCGAGCACTCGGTGTTGGCTGTTCTTTGCCAAAGGAGCGGGATCCGATCGCACAAATTGTCTCAATCGCTGTGCGGCATCAGCATGCTCGGCTTGACCGATCAAGTTTTCGAATTCGTTTGGATCGTTGATGACGTCATAGAGTTCTTCGCTGCCATCGGCGTAGCGAATCAAGCGATACCGTTCGCCTTTGATGCCTTGGTTGCCGGGGTTGTGATCGGTGATCGCAGGCGTTTCCCGAATTTGATGGGGGTGTTGGATCTGGGGGACCAAGCTCAGCCCTTCCACCTCCTTCGGTGCGGGCAGACCGACCAGTTCAGAGAGTGTGGGATAGATGTCCAACAGTTCCGCCGGCGACTGAGTTCGGCCGTGAGCGATCTCTGGCCCAGCGAAGATCAACGGAACGTGAGTCGAACGTTCCCACAGCGTGTTTTTGCCGGTGACGTTCTTTTCGCCCAAGTGCCATCCGTGATCGCTCCACAAACAGATGACTGTGTTGTCGCGGTGCGGCGACTCTTCGAGCGCGGCAAGAACGCGGCCGACTTGGCTGTCGACAAAACTGATGCAGGCCAAATAGGAGTGCACCAAATTCTTCTGTTGGTCATGGGCTTTCAACCAACTCATGCGGGGCTCGGGCAATTTCCAGTGCAGGTACCAACTGAAGGGGGAACAATCCAGGCGATCGTCGCTTCGATAAGGCGGCAACTGCAACGTTTCATCGTCATACAGTCCCCACCACTTCGGCGTGACATGGCAGGGGACATGCGGCAAGAAGAAACCGCAACTCATGAAGAACGGTTCATCGTCAGGCATCGCCCCCAGTTTTTCAGTCACCCAGTCGGCAACCTTGTAATCGCCCTTGTCCTCATCGCGGTGATCGAACACGCCCCAGTCCATCAACGGGTGATCGCCAATCGGCGTGGCCGGGATGAGCTTTTGTGGCGGCTTCACTCCAGCGACGCCAGGCGGTCCAATTTCATCAAATTCGTTTTTGTCTCGACCATAACGACCGTGATAAACCTTGCCCGCCGAGTACGTTCGGTATCCATTTGCCTTGAAGTGCTGCGGCAACGCCACACGGTCTTTTAGTTCTGGCAAATCGCGAAACCAGGGTGCCAAGCCATAGATGCCCGTCGTCGAAGGACGCAGGGAGAGCATCAAACTCGTTCGCGAAGAATTGCAGAGGGGCGATTGGCAATGCGCGTTCGTGAACGTCATGCCACGTTCGGCCAACGACTGCATCGCTGGCGTTTGGACTTGAGGGTGCCCGCCGAGCGGCTCCACCCAGTCATTCAAATCATCGATGCAGATCATCAAGACGTTGGGACGGCTCGATGAGTTTTGAGCAAAGGACTCGGACGCAAACAGCGTCGTGGCTAGCACGACGCTCCAAACAAAAAGCTTGTTCATTTGGCTGGGGTGGGGCAGGGTGGGATGTGGGTGGGGAGAAGCGGAACATGTTCCAGTGCATCATTCAGCCATCGACTTTGCGTACGACGGACTTCCAAGTCCGTCAAAAAGTCATTGGCACCGACGGACTCGGAAGTCCGTCGTACGCTCCCCTACCGTTATAGCTGGACCGTCTTGCCCGTGCGTGCACTTTCGTAAATCGCGTTGATCAACGCCACACTGCGTCGGCCTTCGGTGCCATTGATTTGCGGGCTGTGTCCCTCGGTGATTGCATCCAGAAAGTCATTGAAGACTTCGGTGTGACCGTGGTGCCCGATGGAGGACGGGTCGCTGGCTCCTCCGCCCGTTTCGGTCTTCCCAGCCATGCGTTTCCGGATGGCCTCGTCTTCCTCGGTTTCGTTGGCAAATTCCCACTGGGTGAGATCTTCTTCTTCCAGGATCGCACTGCCTTCGCTGCCGCCAATCTCGATGCGTTTCAGAGCCCCGGGATAGGTGGTTGTGGTGGCTTCGATGACTCCCAGAGCGCCATTTTTGAATTTTAGCGTCGCGACGACGATGTCTTCGACTTCGATTCGTTCGTGAGTCATCGTTGATGCCATCGCCGAGACTTCGCTGACGTCGCCCATCAACCACAGCAACAGATCCACCGAGTGGATGGCTTGGTTCATCAGGGCTCCACCACCGTCGAGTTTCCAAGTCCCCCGCCACGCGCCGCTGTCGTAGTACTCTTGGCTGCGGTACCACTTCACGTAGGCGTCACCCATCGTGATTTTGCCGAACCGGCCCTCTTCCACGGCTTTCTTCATCAATCGCGAAGATTCGTGGAAACGGCTTTGAAACGTCACGCCCAATTGCACACCGGCTTTTTGGCAAGCGTCGATGATTTGGTCACAGCGTTCCTGGGTGACTTCGAGTGGTTTCTCGATCATCACGTGCTTGCCAGCTTCGGCGGCCTGGATTGCGGGTTCTGCGTGAGCACCGCTGGGTGTGCACACCGAAACGGCGCCGATTTCAGGGTCCGCGAGCATTTCCTCGAGTGTCTTGAACACGCGACCACCATGCTTCGCCACGAACTCCTCGGCTCGCTCGGTGTTGCGGTTGTAACAACCCACCAAATGCCCGTTGGTCGAATCCGCGATGGCTTTGGCATGAAAATTGGAGATCATTCCGGCGCCGACGATGCCAATACCGATGCTCATGTTGTTTGTCTTTTTTGTGCGAGGAAACAGGGTGGGGATCGCTGAGGTAGGCGAAAAACTACGATCAAGATACGTTTTCATGGCAGCTTTCGTCACCGGAGGCTGTTTTGCACCCCGATTTCATCCAGGTTCCATCGCCGTGCCCACCGCTTCGAAAAACGCCTCCCCGATGAAGCTGCGATCCCTTCGTGATGTCCCGGCCATCCTGGACGCGAAAGTTGGGCTGGGAGAGGTTCTGGGCCGCAAGCCGAAAGGCGGCACAAAACGAAAGACAAAGCAGGCCCACGATCCGGTTCCGCTGGCGTTTTCTGGAGTTTGGGGCGGGATTCGCGGTTTGCTGGCCGCCACCCTGACCCGCCATCACCCGCACGTGTTGGTCCTGCTTCCGCAAGCCGTCGACGCGGACATTGTCGCGGGAGACATTTCCTCGTTCGGGATCGAAGACGTCGTCGCGTTGCCGCTGTCGGCCGGCGACGGAACCGGCAGTTCCATTCGCGACGCCGACTACGCCGCTCGATTGCAAGTCCTGCAGCGACTCCGCGCCCGCGATCAGAATTCCCCACAACCGCTGGTCGTGACCTCGTACATCGGAGCCGCCATCCAACGGGTGCCATCGGTTTCGAGTCTCGAAAAAGCGACCCGCGAATTGTCGGTCGGTGACATCGTTGATCCTGAAGTGATTCGGCGTTGGCTGGCTGAAGCCGGTTTCGCAGCCGTGACGGCGGTCCAGGTGCCGGGCGAATTTGCCAGCCGGGGTGGATTGCTGGACGTGTATTCGCCGGACCAACCCCAGCCGATTCGAATCGAATGGTTCGACGACGAGATCGAATCCATCCGCCGGTTCGACGCAGCCACTCAGCGGAGCAGCGAAACACTCAGCAAGGTTGAACTCGCCGCGATTGGAACCCAGCCAGTCAAAAGCCCTTTCGCAGAAGAAGAGAACAACGACGAACCGCTGGACCTGATTGTCGATGACAGCGTGGGGGCCGAAGCCACCATCGTCGACTACTTACCCGAAGACACCGTGGTGCTGGTGATCGATCCATCGGATTGCCACCAGTCGTCCAACGCGTTGCTCGCTCGGGTCGCCAAGACCGAACGCTTCGTTTCGATGAAGGAACTGCTTTCGGAGCTGAAGAGCCACAAAGTCGTCACAGGAACATCGCTGGCCGAAGGAGCCCCAACGGATGTTGTCGACTTGCACACCGCCAGCGCCGATAGCTTCGCAACGTCGCTGGACGAAACCAAATCCAAGGTCGACTCCGTCGCGGCCGGACACGAAGTCATCGTGGTGGGTGACACGCCCGCCGATGGCCAGCGACTGACTGAGTTGCTTGAGGACACCGATGCGGCCAAACAAGGTCGCTTGCACATGACGGTTGCCGACCTCAGCGGTGGTTTCCGTTTGACCGACGCAGAGATCCTGGTGCTCACCGGTGCCGAGCTCTTTCATCGCAGCCCCGTTCGTCGCGCCAAGACACGGACCCGCGGCAAACCGATCGACTCGTTCACGCAGCTCACCCCCGGCGACTTGGTGATTCACCTGTCCCACGGGATCGGGTTGTACCGCGGGCTGAACTCCATCGAGAAAAATGGCCAGCATCAAGAACACTTGACCATCGAGTTCGACGGCGGGACCAAGATCCATGTGCCAGCTTCTCGTATTCAATTGGTTCAGCGATACGTCGGGGGAACGAAAAATCGACCCAAGCTGGCCAAAATCGGCGGTATCAGTTGGACCAACCAGCGCAAGGCCGCCGAAGCCGCGGTCACCGACATGGCCGACGAACTGCTGGAACTGCAGGCCAAACGAGCCACACGACTCGGCATCCCCATGTCGCCGGACAACGAATGGCAACGCCAGTTCGACGCCAGCTTCCCGTACCTGGAAACACCAGACCAATTGTCGGCAATCGACGCCTTGAAAGTCGACATGGAGACGCCACGGCCCATGGACCGGCTGATTTGTGGCGACGTCGGATTTGGCAAAACCGAAGTTGCCATGCGGGCGGCTTTCAAAGCGGTCTCATCGGGTTACCAAGTCGCCGTGTTGGTCCCAACCACCGTGCTGGCAGAACAACACTACCAATCGTTTCGCGAACGGATGGCGGAGTTCCCCGTCGAGATTCGGAAACTCAGTCGTTTTTGCACGGCGGCCGAGCAACGCGAAACAGTGAAGGAGATCCGGCGAGGCAAAGCCGACATCGTGATTGGAACCCACCGCGTCGCCAGCAAAGACGTCGAGTTCAACAACCTCGGCTTGGTCGTCATCGATGAAGAACAACGCTTCGGCGTCGCCGTGAAGGAACGCCTGAAGACTCGGCATAGCAACGTCGATGTCCTGACGCTTTCTGCAACGCCCATTCCGCGAACGCTGCACATGGCATTGGTTGGCGTTCGCGATATCAGCAACCTGGAAACGCCGCCAGCCGAACGAATGGCGGTCGAGACCAAAGTGACTCGCTGGGACGACAAGATGCTGCGTTCCGCCATCGTGCGGGAACTCAACCGCGGCGGTCAGATGTACTTCGTCCACAACCGCATCGGGGACATGGATGACCTGGCTGCTCGGATCAAAGCCATTGTCCCAGAACTTCGAATCGGCATCGGCCATGGACAAATGGTCGAAGGTGCACTCGAACAAATCATGGTTGACTTCATCGATCACAAGTTCGACATGCTGCTGGCCACGACGATCATCGAGAGCGGATTGGACATTCCCAACGCCAACACCATGTTCATCGACGATGGCAATCGCTACGGCCTGAGCGATCTGCACCAACTGCGTGGACGCGTGGGGCGGTACAAGCACCAAGCCTACTGCTACCTGCTGGTGTCGCCGAACAAACGGCTGACGCCAGAAGCCAGCAAACGCCTGCGAGCGATCGAAGAGTATTCTCAGATGGGTGCTGGTTTCGCGATTTCGATGCGAGACCTCGAGATTCGCGGGGCGGGCAATCTGCTGGGCAGTCAGCAATCGGGGCACATTGCCGCGGTCGGTTACGAAATGTATTGCCAACTGCTCGAAGACGCGGTCCGGCAAGCTCAAAAATTGCCGCCGAAGTTGTCCGCCGATGTGGACATTGATTTGCCGATCGAAGCTTACCTGCCGGAAGACTACGTGCCCAACCTGCGGCATAAAATCGATCTTTATCGCCGGATGACTCGAATCGAGAAAGCGGCTGATGTGAAGGCCCTGCGAGAAGAATTGGAAGACCGCTTTGGCGCGCCACCGCCCCCGGCGCTTCGAATGTTGGAATTGTGTGAACTGCGGCTCGACGCAGCCTCATGGGGCTTGGTTTCGCTGACCACCAACGATCGCTTCATTGTGATTCAGTACTCCAATCGATCGCGGATGGATCAACTGGCCAAGAACGCTTCGATCCCGATTCGCATCGTCGATCATCAAAAGGCCTACATTCCGATCAAGGACTACGACATGTCCGATCCGGCCGGCAAAGCGTGGCTGCAACTTGCCCGCGCTGCATTATGGATTGGTTGACCACTTCTCTTTCCCGATCGGACCCGGACATGCGTCGTCGAGCTTCCCACCTTTTGCTGGCAGTTTTTTGTTTCAGTCTTGCCCCTGCCGGGACGCTCACGCCTGCCAACTCCGCCGAACCGGATCGCTTGGAATCAAGCAGCTGGAATCAATGGCGTGGCCCCAATCGGGACGGCACGCTCGCTCAACCAACCGCCTGGCCAGATCGTCTTTCCGGAAACCTTGACAAGGCTTGGTCGGTTCCACTGGGTCCCAGCTACAGCGGGCCCGTGATGGTCGACGGGTTGGTGTTCACAACCGAAACGGTGAACAAACAATTCGAACGAGTGACCGCTTACGAGGTCGCCACCGGTGAATTGCGTTGGGAACGCCAATGGGAAGGATCGATGTCAGTGCCATTTTTTGCCGCCGCCAATGGAGATTGGATTCGAGCCACCCCCGCGTGTGTTCCGGGTTACTTGGTCGTGCTGGGAATGCGAGATGTTCTGGTCTGCCTGGACACTGCAACCGGCGAGGAACGGTGGAAGATCGATTTCCCCGCTCAGACCGGATCGTCTTTGCAGCCGTTCGGGGCGGCTTGCTCGCCACTGATTCATGATGGGGCGATCTATGTCCAAGTCGGTGCGGGACTGACGAAGCTGGCACTGGATTCCGGCGAGGTGCTTTGGACCGTTCTCTCCGGCGGCGAAGACATGATGTCCCGCGGCGCGTTCAGCAGCCCCTCGATCGCCACACTCGCGGGCCAAGAACAATTGCTCGTTCAAACTCGCGAAGAACTGTGCGGCGTTTCACTGGACACCGGCGATGTGCTCTGGCGAGAAGCCATCGAAGCCTTTCGCGGCATGAACATTTTGACACCGCTGGCGATCGGCGACTCGGTGTTCACGGCAGCCCACAGTGGAAAAAGCCAACTGTTCGACATCCGACTCGACGAGTCAGCGGAGAAAACCTGGACAGCCGGCGAACGCTGGAATCAAAAAACGCAAGGCTACATGTCCTCACCCGTGGTGGTCGACGATCATGTGTACCTGCACCTGAAGAACGAACGATTCACTTGTTTGTCGGTCGCGGACGGTTCGATTCAGTGGACCTCGCCGCCCGTCGGCAAGTACTGGTCGATGGTCCGCAACGAAAACCGTATTCTGTCGCTGAGCGCGGACGGCAAACTTCGATTGATCGCTGCGAATCCCAGTGAGCTCACGGTGGTCGACACCCAAGAGGTCGCCGAGAACAGCTGGGCTCACTTGGCAGTCTCCAGCAACAACGACCAACCTCTGATTTTGATCCGTGCCTTGAATTCTTTGACCGCCTATCGATGGACGAGCCCTTGACCGCAACACCGACTTCACCTGCACCGGACCCGCCCCCTCCATTCATACTGGGCGTCGATGTCGGCGGTGCCAACCTGAAGTCGGTCTTGGTCAACCATGCAACCGAGGACGCGACGGCCAGGGAATCCTTTTTCCCCATGTGGAAACGCCCGGAGTCGCTCGCCGAACAACTGCATTC includes the following:
- a CDS encoding SGNH/GDSL hydrolase family protein; amino-acid sequence: MPPTILRSIALLVAFSVFATATTSAEDSSLPKFPESGPYQYEPKPEDPEFGKFFPAKAPEIGPLLLTKGDRLVIIGDSITEQKMYSRMIETYLNACMPHLEIETRQLGWSGETAAGFLRRMDSDCLRFEPTIATLCYGMNDARYRAYDVNNGHWYKDNYQHIVRRLKEAGAKVVLGSPGCAGKIATWVKAPACTLDEHNLNLCTLRDLGIEISKEENVAFADLFWPMYVAQITAAKKYGTDEKPYQVTGNDGIHPPWAGQVIMAHGFLKSMGIREPIANLKVDLATATAAGGDHHSLVEFASDESAHQITFESRRYPFCATGKADNENSIRSGMTLVPFNDDLNRFLLTVNGLETDKASVRWGEQSLEFTKEELAEGVNLAEHFEVNPFSKAFQAIDQAVAAKQAFETVQIKKVFHGEEGKKDLEAAVKSTETKRADLVQAIQAAIVPVTHTVVITPVK
- a CDS encoding sulfatase, which produces MNKLFVWSVVLATTLFASESFAQNSSSRPNVLMICIDDLNDWVEPLGGHPQVQTPAMQSLAERGMTFTNAHCQSPLCNSSRTSLMLSLRPSTTGIYGLAPWFRDLPELKDRVALPQHFKANGYRTYSAGKVYHGRYGRDKNEFDEIGPPGVAGVKPPQKLIPATPIGDHPLMDWGVFDHRDEDKGDYKVADWVTEKLGAMPDDEPFFMSCGFFLPHVPCHVTPKWWGLYDDETLQLPPYRSDDRLDCSPFSWYLHWKLPEPRMSWLKAHDQQKNLVHSYLACISFVDSQVGRVLAALEESPHRDNTVICLWSDHGWHLGEKNVTGKNTLWERSTHVPLIFAGPEIAHGRTQSPAELLDIYPTLSELVGLPAPKEVEGLSLVPQIQHPHQIRETPAITDHNPGNQGIKGERYRLIRYADGSEELYDVINDPNEFENLIGQAEHADAAQRLRQFVRSDPAPLAKNSQHRVLEKKADGWYWEHEKIDPNNPPMSIAPNQPSDLSP
- a CDS encoding Gfo/Idh/MocA family protein, producing MSIGIGIVGAGMISNFHAKAIADSTNGHLVGCYNRNTERAEEFVAKHGGRVFKTLEEMLADPEIGAVSVCTPSGAHAEPAIQAAEAGKHVMIEKPLEVTQERCDQIIDACQKAGVQLGVTFQSRFHESSRLMKKAVEEGRFGKITMGDAYVKWYRSQEYYDSGAWRGTWKLDGGGALMNQAIHSVDLLLWLMGDVSEVSAMASTMTHERIEVEDIVVATLKFKNGALGVIEATTTTYPGALKRIEIGGSEGSAILEEEDLTQWEFANETEEDEAIRKRMAGKTETGGGASDPSSIGHHGHTEVFNDFLDAITEGHSPQINGTEGRRSVALINAIYESARTGKTVQL
- the mfd gene encoding transcription-repair coupling factor; translated protein: MAAFVTGGCFAPRFHPGSIAVPTASKNASPMKLRSLRDVPAILDAKVGLGEVLGRKPKGGTKRKTKQAHDPVPLAFSGVWGGIRGLLAATLTRHHPHVLVLLPQAVDADIVAGDISSFGIEDVVALPLSAGDGTGSSIRDADYAARLQVLQRLRARDQNSPQPLVVTSYIGAAIQRVPSVSSLEKATRELSVGDIVDPEVIRRWLAEAGFAAVTAVQVPGEFASRGGLLDVYSPDQPQPIRIEWFDDEIESIRRFDAATQRSSETLSKVELAAIGTQPVKSPFAEEENNDEPLDLIVDDSVGAEATIVDYLPEDTVVLVIDPSDCHQSSNALLARVAKTERFVSMKELLSELKSHKVVTGTSLAEGAPTDVVDLHTASADSFATSLDETKSKVDSVAAGHEVIVVGDTPADGQRLTELLEDTDAAKQGRLHMTVADLSGGFRLTDAEILVLTGAELFHRSPVRRAKTRTRGKPIDSFTQLTPGDLVIHLSHGIGLYRGLNSIEKNGQHQEHLTIEFDGGTKIHVPASRIQLVQRYVGGTKNRPKLAKIGGISWTNQRKAAEAAVTDMADELLELQAKRATRLGIPMSPDNEWQRQFDASFPYLETPDQLSAIDALKVDMETPRPMDRLICGDVGFGKTEVAMRAAFKAVSSGYQVAVLVPTTVLAEQHYQSFRERMAEFPVEIRKLSRFCTAAEQRETVKEIRRGKADIVIGTHRVASKDVEFNNLGLVVIDEEQRFGVAVKERLKTRHSNVDVLTLSATPIPRTLHMALVGVRDISNLETPPAERMAVETKVTRWDDKMLRSAIVRELNRGGQMYFVHNRIGDMDDLAARIKAIVPELRIGIGHGQMVEGALEQIMVDFIDHKFDMLLATTIIESGLDIPNANTMFIDDGNRYGLSDLHQLRGRVGRYKHQAYCYLLVSPNKRLTPEASKRLRAIEEYSQMGAGFAISMRDLEIRGAGNLLGSQQSGHIAAVGYEMYCQLLEDAVRQAQKLPPKLSADVDIDLPIEAYLPEDYVPNLRHKIDLYRRMTRIEKAADVKALREELEDRFGAPPPPALRMLELCELRLDAASWGLVSLTTNDRFIVIQYSNRSRMDQLAKNASIPIRIVDHQKAYIPIKDYDMSDPAGKAWLQLARAALWIG
- a CDS encoding PQQ-binding-like beta-propeller repeat protein — translated: MRRRASHLLLAVFCFSLAPAGTLTPANSAEPDRLESSSWNQWRGPNRDGTLAQPTAWPDRLSGNLDKAWSVPLGPSYSGPVMVDGLVFTTETVNKQFERVTAYEVATGELRWERQWEGSMSVPFFAAANGDWIRATPACVPGYLVVLGMRDVLVCLDTATGEERWKIDFPAQTGSSLQPFGAACSPLIHDGAIYVQVGAGLTKLALDSGEVLWTVLSGGEDMMSRGAFSSPSIATLAGQEQLLVQTREELCGVSLDTGDVLWREAIEAFRGMNILTPLAIGDSVFTAAHSGKSQLFDIRLDESAEKTWTAGERWNQKTQGYMSSPVVVDDHVYLHLKNERFTCLSVADGSIQWTSPPVGKYWSMVRNENRILSLSADGKLRLIAANPSELTVVDTQEVAENSWAHLAVSSNNDQPLILIRALNSLTAYRWTSP